In the genome of Lysobacter sp. BMK333-48F3, the window TCGCCCGTCTCCCGGGATCACGCGCAGCGTGCCCGGAGTATGTTGGGGAACGCCCTATTGGGCATCAGGGGGCCCGGCGCATGGGACATCAAGATGCAGTTCGCCGATGACCCCGAAGTCGTGCATTACCGCGACCGTGTCCGGGCGGTTGCCCTTGAGAAGCTGGCGGAAGACTGGGATGCCGTCGTACTGAGCGAGGCCGATGTCTTGCTGTTGGAGCGGGAGCATGACTTCTCGCCAACCAGCCGCGTGGAGATGGCGGCCTTGCTCGACACGAGGCTTGCCGACGTCGAAGATCTTCTGCTACAGGACGCGTCACCGCGGGAGCTTTGGGCGACGATCAGCATCGAACGATTGCTACGCCGTGCACTGGCGGCAGAATTGCAGAAGATGGCCCGGTGCGCCTACACGGTCAATCAGGAAGCCGTGACGGGCGACGAGAAGGAATCCGATATCCGCTTGGCCTCTACTGCAGCCTATCTTGAGGCGGTGATCGAACTCAAGATCGGCGATAAGGACTACTCTTTCTCCGATCTGCGGGATGCGCTTCATGCGCAACTGGTTGGCAAGTACATGGCACCAGAGCACCGGCGGGTAGGATGCCTATTGATCTCGGTCTCGACCGATCGATTCTGGAAGGATCCGGACACCGGAAACCGGATGGAATTCGAAGAGGTGATCGCTCGCCTAGATGCTGAAGCGAAAGTATTGGCGGCCAACTTGGGATACGGGGCGTTTGTTGCCGTCAGGGGCCTCGACCTGCGCCCCAGAAGTTGGATGTAGCGCCATTTAAACAACGATGCCGGATGACCGCTTTGCGTCGGAAACCGCTACTCTGATCTGATCGCGCGCCCATTGGATCACCATGAAATACCGGGCCGCCAGGGCATTGCTCCTTGTGCACCCCATTAGGAGCGATCTTGTCTATTGAAAATGAAAAAGGGGCTCGTAAGAGCCCCTAGTAGAGTTTCAAGAGTGGAATAGCGTCTTATGCCAGCCCCGGTAGCGGCTTATAGATGCCCGACTAGCGACTTTTGGCTATCCGCACACGGCGCCCGCAGCGGCCGTGTTACCCGCAACGCATCAGCCGCACTTGCTGTAACCACAGTTCAAGCAGGTCGCGCAGCCGTCCATGATCACCACCGCCTTGGTGCTGCACTTGTGGCACATGGTGGCGGTGGGCGGGAACGAGGCGCCTTCGCCGGTGACGGCGACGTCTTCGTTGCGGGCCTCGTCGCCGGCCGGGCCGGCGGGGCTCACGTCAGAGTTTTTTTTTGCGCGGTCTTCGTAGGCGCGGCGCTTTTCGGCGATCAGCGCGCGCTGGGCGTCGCTCATCTCCGGGTCGTGCAGCATGCCGATCGACTTGAGGTGGTCTTCGACGATGGCGCCCATCTCGGCGACCAGCGAGGGCATGTACACGCCGCCGGCCTTGAAGTAGCCGCCGCGCGGGTCGAACACGGCCTTCATCTCGTCGACCAGGAAGGTCACGTCGCCGCCCTTGCGGAACACCGCCGACATGATGCGCGTGAGCGCCACGATCCACTGGAAGTGGTCCATGTTCTTGGAGTTGATGAAGATCTCGAACGGACGGCGCGATTCGTGTTCGGTGCCGGCGTTGAGCACGATGTCGTTGATGGTCACGTACAGCGCGTGCTCGAACAGCGGCGATTTGATCTTGTAGGTGGAGCCGACCAGGATCTCGGGGCGCTCGATGCGCTCGTGCATCTGGATGACGTTGTCGGCCGGCGCTTCTTCCGCCTTCGCCGACGGGGCGCTGGCAGCGGCCGCCTTGGCCGCTTCCTTGGCCTTGTCTTCCGGGGTGACGACGCTGTAGCCCTTGATTTTCTTCTCGATCTTGACGGCCATGGGCCCGACTCCTGGTGCTGTATTGCTTGTTCTTGTGGGTGTTGCGGCGGGTGCGGCCGGGGATCGGCCGGCCCCGCCCTAAGCCCTCTCCCGCAGCCGCGGGAGAGGGAGGGTGCCGATCAGCGCTTGGCGGCCTTCTTGGCGGCCTTCTTCGCCGGCGCCTTCTTGGCCGCCTTCTTTACCGTCTTCTTGGCTGCGGCCTTCTTGGCCGGCGCCTTCTTGGCTGCGGCTTTCTTCGCCGGAGCCTTCTTGGCGGCCGCCTTCCTGGCCGGGGCCTTCTTCGCCGCCTTCTTCACCGCTTTCTTGGCGGTGGCCTTCTTGGCGGCCTTTTTGGCCGCTTTCTTGGCGGTCTTCTTGGTGGCCTTCTTCGCGGTCTTCTTGCCGGTCAGGTCGGACACTTCCTTCTTGGCCTTGGCGCTGGCCTTGGCGAGCTTCTTCTTCGCCGTGCCGACCGCCTTCTTGGCGGCCTTGCGCGCCTTGGTCGCGGTCTTCTTGACCGTGGCCACGGCCTCCTCGGCGCGCGTGGCGATCGCGCTGCCGATGTTGGACGCGGTTTCCTTCACGTTCTCGGCGGCCTGGGTCAGCGTCGCCGTCACTCCATTACCGTTGCTCATGGTGCCCTCCTGGTGGGCAGACTGCTCTGGGCGATGAATGCGATTACTGCAATCGGGGTGTTGCGGTGACGATGCTATACCTGCTGCGAGCGTGCGGAACAGTGGCCGGTTCCGCCCGCCCGGGCCTGGCTGAATGTGCCCGCGGACCGGCCCGGGTTCCGCGTGCGGGCGGTGCGGCCGCCGACCGGACGGAGCGCCGTCGCGCGCCCGCCCGCCGAGCGGCGGACGGGGCGGCGGCGGACGCCGTCAGAACTTGCCGTAATACCCTTCCTTGAGCGCGTCGAACAGGTTGGCGGCGGTGTGCATCTCGCCGTCGTATTCGATCTGTTCGTTGCCCTTGACCTCGAGCACGCTGCCGTCTTCGAGCTCGAAGCGGTAGGTGGTGTTCTCCAGGTCCGCTTCCTTGACCAGCACGCCCTGGAAGGCGGCCGGGTTGAAGCGGAAGGTGGTGCAGCCCTTGAGCCCCTGCTCGTGGGCGTAGCGGTAGATGTCCTTGAAGTCCTCGTAGGGGTAGTCGGTCGGGACGTTCGCGGTCTTGGAGATCGAGCTGTCGACCCACTTCTGCGCGGCGGCCTGGACGTCGACGTGCTCCTTCGGGGTGATGTCGTCGGCGGCGATGAAGTAGTCGGGCAGCTTGGCCTCGGCCTCGTCGCTGAACGGCATCGCCTTGGCGTTGATCAGCTCGCGGTAGGCCAGCAGCTCGAAGGAGTAGACGTCGACCTTCTCCTTGGACTTCTTGCCTTCGCGGATCACGTTGCGGCTGTAGTGGTGGGCGAACGAGGGCTCGATGCCGTTGGAGGCGTTGTTGGCCAGCGACAGCGAGATGGTCCCGGTCGGGGCGATCGAGCTGTGGTGGGTGAAGCGGGCGCCGATGTCGGCCAGCTCCTCGACCAGTTCCGGGGCGACCTCGGCCACGCGCTGCATGTAGCGCGAGTACTTGGCGTGCAGCACCTTGCCCGGGATCTCCTGGCCGACCTTCCAGCCGTCGGCCTTCATCTCCGGACGCTTGCGCAGCATCTCGGCGGTGACGGCGAAGATCTCGTCCATGATCGGCGCGGCGCCCTTCTCCTTGGCCAGGGCCAGGCCCATTTCCCAGCCGGCCACGGCCATTTCGCGGGCGATGCGCTCGGTGAACTCGCACGACTGCGCCGAGCCGTACTTCATCTTGAGCATGGTCACGGTGCTGCCCAGGCCGAGGAAGCCCATGCCGTGGCGGCGCTTGCGCATGATCTCGGCGCGCTGCTGCTCCAGCGGCAGGCCGTTGACCTCGACCACGTTGTCGAGCATGCGGGTGAACACGCGCACGACTTCCTTGTATTCCTCCCAGTCGAACTCGGCCCGGTCGGTGAAGGCGTTGCGCACGAACTTGGTCAGGTTGACCGAGCCCAGCAGGCAGGCGCCGTACGGCGGCAGCGGCTGCTCGCCGCAGGGGTTGGTGGCGCGGATGGTCTCGCACCACCAGTTGTTGTTCATCTCGTTGACGCGGTCGATCAGGATGAAGCCCGGCTCGGCGTAGTCGTACGTCGAGACCATGATCATGTCCCACAGGTGGCGGGCGCGGATGTGGCCGTAGATCTTGCACGCCACCAGGCCGTCGTCGCGGACGATGTAGTTGCGGTGGGTCGGCCAGTCGCGCCAGACCACGTGCTCGGCGTCGTCCAGGTTCAGGTCGCCCTGCTCCTTGATGTTGACCGGGAACACCAGCGGCCAGTCGGCGTCGGTCTTGACCGCGTCCATGAAGCCGTCCGTGATCAGCAGCGACAGGTTGAACTGGCGCAGGCGGCCGTCTTCGCGCTTGGCGCGGATGAAGTCCTTCACGTCCGGATGGCTGACGTCGAAGGTGCCCATCTGGGCGCCGCGGCGGCCGCCGGCCGAGGACACGGTGAAGCACATCTTGTCGTAGATATCCATGAAGGACATCGGGCCGGAGGTGTAGGCGCCGGCGCCGGCGACGAAGGCGCCGCGCGGGCGCAGGGTGCTGAACTCGTAGCCGATGCCGCAGCCGGCCTTGAGGGTCAGGCCGGCCTCGTGGACCTTCTCCAGGATCCCGTCCATCGAGTCTTCGATGGTGCCCGAGACGGTGCAGTTGATGGTCGAGGTCGCCGGCTTGTGCTCCAGCGCGCCGGCGTTGGAGGTGATGCGGCCGGCCGGGATCGCGCCGCGGCGCAGGGCCCAGACAAAGCGCTCGTACCAATACTGCTGCTTCTCGGCGCTGGGCTCGGCATCGGCCAGGGCGCGGGCCACGCGCTGGTAGGTCCCGTCGATGTCGGCATCGACCGCCTCCCCGCTCTTGGTCTTGAGGCGGTATTTCTTGTCCCAGATGTCCTGGGACGCGGGTTGCAGGGCGATGTCTCGTTCCACCGCCGCGTTCTTGACCGCCTCGAGGCGCACCGTGCTCATGCCTGTTTCGTCTCCTCAATCTTGACGACGGGCCGTTGGGTTGCGCCCGCCATCGGTGGTTTCTTATGTACGTGGCAACCGGGTCAGGGCTCGGCGCGCGCGGCGGCGAGGGGTCTTAGCGGGTGCCGGAACGTCTTGTGTAACGCTTGTTTCGTCTAGGTCGTGTCGCGGTGTTGCGACCGGCCTCCGGAAGCGCGTCCCGGACCCCGGTCCGCCGTCAGCCCCCCGCCGACGGCAATGCGCGCGATCGCGTGGTTACGCGCCGCGTGCGGCTGTTTATGGTCGTGTTTCGAGGTTCGCGCCGGTACTCGTCATGCGCCCGCTCACTGTCAAGGCGACGCCTAACCGACCCAAGCCGAACCCCTAAGCTTGGGCTCCCTCCGCGGGGCCGACCACTAGATGTTGTGGCCTCGCAGGGACCTCAAGCTACGCCCGGCGTTGCGGGAAGTCAACGCCTTTTTGATGGCTATCACGCTTTATCCGGAGCCGCGCGGGCACGCATCGCAGTTCCGGCGCGGGCCCGGAGAAGTGTGCCGAGCGGGCCCGCGCGGCCGCGCCGGACACCCTGGGCA includes:
- a CDS encoding adenosylcobalamin-dependent ribonucleoside-diphosphate reductase, whose product is MSTVRLEAVKNAAVERDIALQPASQDIWDKKYRLKTKSGEAVDADIDGTYQRVARALADAEPSAEKQQYWYERFVWALRRGAIPAGRITSNAGALEHKPATSTINCTVSGTIEDSMDGILEKVHEAGLTLKAGCGIGYEFSTLRPRGAFVAGAGAYTSGPMSFMDIYDKMCFTVSSAGGRRGAQMGTFDVSHPDVKDFIRAKREDGRLRQFNLSLLITDGFMDAVKTDADWPLVFPVNIKEQGDLNLDDAEHVVWRDWPTHRNYIVRDDGLVACKIYGHIRARHLWDMIMVSTYDYAEPGFILIDRVNEMNNNWWCETIRATNPCGEQPLPPYGACLLGSVNLTKFVRNAFTDRAEFDWEEYKEVVRVFTRMLDNVVEVNGLPLEQQRAEIMRKRRHGMGFLGLGSTVTMLKMKYGSAQSCEFTERIAREMAVAGWEMGLALAKEKGAAPIMDEIFAVTAEMLRKRPEMKADGWKVGQEIPGKVLHAKYSRYMQRVAEVAPELVEELADIGARFTHHSSIAPTGTISLSLANNASNGIEPSFAHHYSRNVIREGKKSKEKVDVYSFELLAYRELINAKAMPFSDEAEAKLPDYFIAADDITPKEHVDVQAAAQKWVDSSISKTANVPTDYPYEDFKDIYRYAHEQGLKGCTTFRFNPAAFQGVLVKEADLENTTYRFELEDGSVLEVKGNEQIEYDGEMHTAANLFDALKEGYYGKF
- a CDS encoding NrdJb, whose product is MAVKIEKKIKGYSVVTPEDKAKEAAKAAAASAPSAKAEEAPADNVIQMHERIERPEILVGSTYKIKSPLFEHALYVTINDIVLNAGTEHESRRPFEIFINSKNMDHFQWIVALTRIMSAVFRKGGDVTFLVDEMKAVFDPRGGYFKAGGVYMPSLVAEMGAIVEDHLKSIGMLHDPEMSDAQRALIAEKRRAYEDRAKKNSDVSPAGPAGDEARNEDVAVTGEGASFPPTATMCHKCSTKAVVIMDGCATCLNCGYSKCG